A genomic stretch from Oncorhynchus tshawytscha isolate Ot180627B linkage group LG07, Otsh_v2.0, whole genome shotgun sequence includes:
- the snrpe gene encoding small nuclear ribonucleoprotein E, with protein sequence MAYRGQGQKVQKVMVQPINLIFRYLQNRSRIQVWLYEQVNMRIEGCIIGFDEYMNLVLDDAEEVHMKTKNRKPLGRIMLKGDNITLLQSVAT encoded by the exons ATGGCGTACAGAGGACAAGGACAGAAAGTCCAGAAGGTTATGGTGCAGCCAATT AACCTTATTTTCAGGTATCTACAGAAC CGCTCTCGTATCCAAGTGTGGCTGTATGAACAGGTGAACATGCGGATAGAAGGCTGCATCATC ggctttgATGAATACATGAACCTGGTTCTGGATGATGCTGAGGAGGTTCACATGAAGACCAAGAACAGGAAGCCCTTGG gGAGGATCATGCTGAAAGGAGATAACATCACCCTGCTACAGAGTGTAGCCACCTAA